From the genome of Candidatus Electrothrix communis, one region includes:
- a CDS encoding fused MFS/spermidine synthase, with protein MPFAVTIFVSAFFLFQVQPIIARYILPWYGGSPAVWSTCMLFFQVGLLTGYIYAHLLARYLSSRRQVFLHAVLLGASLFLLPITPDAALKPAGDDDPVWGIIRLLLLTVGGPYVLISSTGPLLQHWYRLKYADRSPYRLYALSNLGSLLGLISYPFLVEPNMILGRQTVFWSCGYLAFAAACLWSARSLLSAKNTVRCESPSKGAEAVSPTDRRKTQPLLWVGLSACGSVVFLAVTSKITQDVSVIPFLWVLPLSLYLCTLIIAFDNPRWYRRRIWLPAFLLSCALLTYLLHPETQLHILTTISLYSLTLFCIIMVCHGELARSKPPAQQLTFFYLMVSLGGALGGAFVSFVATKIFPAYWELQVGVGTALILVGYTLFRRSGKKNSNKKLERWSLLGKWAWAAFSVVIIGLLLVSMVETEQETLTTRRNFYGVLRVYEEDKGEESHCRTLYNGQINHGLQLLHPSEKYRILSYYSAHSGLGIAFRNHPRRLRAERSESIESFEGAGEDSLLRVGVVGLGIGVIASWGEPGDTFRFYEINREVVRIADEFFTVLKESEAETKVIVGDGRISLERELASQGSMQFDILAVDAFSGDAIPIHLITREALELYFKHLRPDGILALHISNRHINLKPVVYGLGELMDIPTLLIKKMRRPEDFIKGSEWVLMTRDKEFLSVPELFYYVTPWPSDIRDDIIWTDDYSSLVEVLK; from the coding sequence GTGCCTTTTGCTGTTACCATATTTGTTAGCGCCTTTTTTCTTTTTCAAGTACAGCCGATCATTGCTCGCTACATTCTTCCTTGGTACGGGGGAAGTCCGGCAGTATGGTCCACCTGTATGCTTTTTTTTCAGGTTGGCTTACTGACCGGTTATATCTACGCTCATCTCCTGGCCCGCTATCTTTCGTCGCGTAGACAGGTTTTCCTCCATGCCGTCCTCTTGGGCGCGTCCCTGTTTCTGCTGCCGATCACACCTGATGCTGCCCTAAAGCCTGCTGGCGATGATGATCCGGTCTGGGGAATCATCCGCCTGCTGCTCCTTACAGTGGGCGGACCCTATGTTTTGATATCATCAACTGGCCCTCTGCTCCAGCATTGGTACAGGCTTAAATATGCGGACAGGTCTCCTTACCGCTTATATGCCCTTTCCAACCTCGGCTCCCTGTTGGGCTTGATCAGCTATCCTTTCCTGGTGGAACCCAATATGATTTTGGGTAGGCAGACTGTTTTTTGGTCCTGTGGCTACCTGGCCTTTGCCGCCGCTTGCCTCTGGAGTGCCCGCTCGCTCCTGTCGGCAAAGAATACTGTTCGTTGCGAGTCTCCATCCAAGGGAGCTGAAGCAGTTTCTCCGACAGATCGACGCAAGACACAACCCCTGCTCTGGGTGGGGCTTTCGGCCTGCGGGTCAGTGGTGTTCCTGGCGGTCACGAGCAAAATCACCCAAGATGTTTCCGTGATTCCCTTTCTTTGGGTACTGCCGCTCAGCCTCTATCTCTGTACCCTCATCATTGCCTTTGACAACCCTAGATGGTATCGACGCCGAATTTGGCTTCCGGCCTTTCTCCTCTCCTGCGCACTGCTGACCTATCTCCTGCATCCGGAAACCCAGCTGCACATCCTCACTACAATTTCGCTCTACAGCCTGACGCTTTTTTGTATCATCATGGTCTGTCATGGCGAACTGGCTCGCAGTAAACCACCAGCTCAGCAACTCACCTTTTTTTATCTGATGGTCTCGTTGGGCGGCGCTCTTGGCGGTGCCTTTGTCAGCTTTGTAGCCACTAAGATTTTTCCTGCCTATTGGGAACTTCAGGTCGGCGTTGGGACAGCGTTAATCTTGGTTGGTTATACTTTGTTCCGACGTTCCGGTAAGAAGAATTCCAACAAAAAGTTAGAACGTTGGTCCTTACTGGGGAAATGGGCTTGGGCAGCCTTCAGCGTTGTAATCATCGGCCTGCTGCTCGTCTCAATGGTTGAAACGGAGCAGGAAACCTTGACGACCCGGCGCAACTTTTACGGGGTGCTACGGGTGTATGAGGAGGACAAGGGAGAGGAAAGCCACTGCCGCACGCTCTATAACGGGCAGATTAATCACGGTCTCCAACTCCTCCATCCTTCAGAAAAGTACCGTATTCTTTCCTATTATTCGGCTCATAGCGGCCTTGGAATCGCCTTTCGTAATCATCCCCGGCGACTTCGTGCTGAACGTTCTGAAAGTATTGAAAGTTTTGAAGGAGCCGGGGAGGATAGTCTTCTTCGGGTGGGTGTGGTCGGCTTGGGTATCGGGGTCATAGCGTCATGGGGAGAGCCCGGCGACACCTTCCGCTTCTACGAGATCAACCGGGAGGTTGTCCGCATTGCCGACGAGTTTTTCACCGTGCTCAAGGAAAGTGAGGCCGAGACAAAGGTTATTGTCGGTGACGGCAGGATATCTCTGGAACGGGAATTGGCGTCTCAGGGTTCAATGCAGTTTGACATCCTGGCTGTTGATGCGTTTTCCGGTGATGCAATTCCTATTCATTTGATCACACGGGAGGCTTTGGAGCTGTATTTCAAACACCTGCGCCCGGACGGAATCCTTGCTCTCCATATTTCCAATCGTCATATCAATCTTAAACCTGTGGTTTACGGGTTGGGCGAGCTTATGGATATACCGACCCTTCTGATAAAAAAAATGAGACGTCCTGAAGACTTCATTAAGGGATCGGAATGGGTTTTGATGACACGAGATAAGGAATTTCTCAGTGTTCCCGAATTGTTTTACTATGTGACCCCATGGCCGTCAGACATCCGTGACGACATTATCTGGACAGATGACTATAGCAGTTTGGTGGAGGTGCTGAAGTGA
- a CDS encoding Gfo/Idh/MocA family oxidoreductase, whose amino-acid sequence MNEEKLRVGVIGVGYLGRFHAMKYAAMDDVLLVGVADADPVRGQAVAEECSTKAFADYQLLLEEVDAVSIVVPTVYHHAVAMACLGQGVDILLEKPMTTTLEEADDLIALADSKKLLLQVGHLERFNPAVLAMQPLLNNPLFIEAHRLSTFKNRGTDVDVILDLMIHDIDIILSIINSPIKDIHTVGAPVITPLTDIANARIVFKNGCTANITVSRISMENVRRMRIFQPGKYLSVDFGKKEVMAIKLKQGAQGDIPLPDVSRHGFSDQDVLEMEIREFVNNIRHRQKPTVSGREGRRALAVALSVISQIQENQEQFSHLIGSDGKFGFVDEF is encoded by the coding sequence ATGAACGAAGAAAAATTACGAGTCGGAGTTATCGGGGTCGGCTATCTTGGCCGCTTTCATGCCATGAAATATGCGGCTATGGATGATGTGCTCTTGGTTGGTGTTGCGGATGCAGATCCTGTCCGTGGGCAGGCCGTTGCCGAAGAGTGCTCCACCAAGGCATTTGCCGACTATCAGCTTCTTCTTGAGGAGGTCGATGCAGTCTCCATTGTTGTTCCCACAGTGTATCACCATGCTGTTGCCATGGCCTGCCTGGGGCAAGGTGTCGATATTCTTTTAGAAAAGCCGATGACCACCACCCTGGAAGAGGCGGATGACCTGATTGCCTTGGCAGATAGCAAGAAGCTGCTGCTTCAAGTCGGGCATCTTGAGCGCTTTAACCCCGCTGTCCTGGCCATGCAGCCCCTGCTCAACAATCCCCTCTTTATTGAGGCCCACCGGCTGTCAACCTTCAAAAATCGCGGTACCGATGTTGATGTCATCCTTGACCTGATGATTCATGATATTGACATCATCCTCTCCATCATTAACTCGCCAATTAAAGACATACATACTGTGGGGGCACCGGTGATCACCCCGCTCACTGATATTGCCAATGCCCGGATTGTTTTTAAGAACGGATGTACAGCCAATATTACGGTCAGTCGAATTTCCATGGAAAATGTCCGACGGATGCGCATTTTTCAGCCTGGGAAATACCTCTCTGTTGACTTTGGCAAAAAGGAAGTCATGGCGATTAAGCTGAAACAAGGTGCCCAGGGAGATATACCGCTCCCTGATGTTTCCCGGCATGGTTTTAGTGATCAGGATGTGCTGGAGATGGAGATCAGAGAGTTTGTCAATAATATCCGCCATCGCCAGAAACCAACCGTCTCTGGAAGGGAAGGGCGTCGTGCCCTGGCTGTGGCCCTTTCCGTTATCAGCCAGATCCAGGAGAATCAGGAGCAGTTTAGCCATCTGATCGGATCAGATGGGAAATTCGGGTTTGTTGATGAATTCTGA
- a CDS encoding ABC transporter ATP-binding protein produces MLELRNINTYYGGIQVLHDINLHVEQGEIITLIGANGAGKSTILMSICGIVPPRSGEILFKGTSIARMPPEKIVALGLSQVPEGRHIFPALTVAENLDMGAFLRKDTGQIRRDLEHVYTLFPILAERRSQPGGNLSGGEQQMLALSRALMTRPQLLLLDEPSMGLAPLVTKQIFSIIRKINQEEKTTVFLVEQNANLALKTADRGYVLENGKIIMHDRAETLLGDKDIQKAYLGI; encoded by the coding sequence ATGCTTGAACTGCGGAACATCAATACCTATTACGGTGGTATTCAGGTCCTGCATGATATCAATCTCCATGTGGAACAGGGGGAGATTATTACCCTGATCGGGGCTAACGGAGCGGGGAAATCAACTATCCTGATGTCCATCTGCGGTATTGTCCCACCTCGGAGCGGTGAGATTCTGTTCAAGGGAACTTCCATCGCCCGCATGCCCCCGGAGAAAATTGTCGCCCTGGGGCTCAGTCAAGTCCCGGAAGGACGCCATATTTTTCCAGCGCTCACTGTCGCAGAAAATTTGGATATGGGAGCCTTTCTCCGTAAGGATACCGGACAGATCCGGCGGGATTTGGAACATGTCTACACCCTGTTTCCCATCTTGGCGGAACGCCGTTCTCAACCTGGAGGTAATCTCTCCGGCGGGGAACAGCAGATGCTGGCTCTTTCCCGTGCTCTGATGACCAGGCCACAGCTTTTGCTCCTTGACGAACCTTCTATGGGACTGGCACCGTTAGTGACAAAACAGATCTTCAGCATTATCCGTAAGATCAATCAGGAAGAAAAGACAACCGTTTTTCTTGTGGAACAGAACGCGAATTTGGCTTTGAAAACAGCTGACCGGGGGTATGTTCTTGAAAACGGAAAAATTATTATGCATGATCGGGCGGAAACCCTGCTGGGTGACAAGGATATCCAGAAGGCCTACCTTGGAATTTAA
- a CDS encoding CBS domain-containing protein, with translation MLRAQDLMTESVIAVTKETEVRELAKILTENKISGVPVVDGTGKLVGVVTESDLIFQNKKVHIPTAVAILDAFFFLESPDKMEQELKKMSGVTVGDIYAPEVISVQKDTPLEELATLMAEKNIHTLPVLDQEELVGVIGKSDIIRTIAEGK, from the coding sequence ATGTTGCGCGCACAAGACCTGATGACGGAGAGCGTCATTGCTGTCACCAAAGAGACTGAAGTCCGTGAGCTTGCCAAGATTCTGACGGAAAACAAAATCAGCGGAGTTCCGGTTGTTGACGGGACTGGCAAGCTTGTCGGGGTGGTCACGGAAAGTGATCTTATTTTTCAGAACAAGAAGGTACATATTCCTACTGCTGTTGCTATTTTGGACGCCTTTTTCTTTCTGGAAAGCCCGGACAAAATGGAGCAGGAACTGAAAAAGATGTCTGGCGTGACCGTGGGGGATATTTATGCTCCAGAGGTAATCTCTGTCCAAAAAGACACCCCCCTGGAGGAGCTTGCCACCTTGATGGCGGAAAAAAACATCCATACACTGCCGGTTCTTGACCAGGAAGAGCTGGTTGGGGTGATCGGTAAGTCAGATATTATCCGAACCATTGCCGAAGGAAAATAA
- a CDS encoding NAD(P)H-hydrate dehydratase has protein sequence MRIATSGQMQALDRTSIEEIGIPGIVLMENAGRGTVDAMEQEYGTVQGKTVCIFIGPGNNGGDGLVIARHVAQRGGHPFLVYLIPPEKFSGDAETNARICNKLGFIHYIVHHEGEARQLKELIRQLHFSHPVHSLVDALFGTGLSRKIEGYFSEIIEFIKIMAGDRQWPVVAADIPSGLCADTGTPLGNAVRADLTVTYGLAKPGHFHHGGPMVGKLTVLDISIPDLVVTQADLHGRVFDRCEIAPLVQERRTAAHKGTYGHLLILAGSEGKTGAAILAGKGALHSGCGLVTLAVPAELNPIFETSLPEAMTVPLPHSSRTFCAADYDLICELLADRGALVIGPGMGTDPETGLLVRRLYRELKLPMIIDADALNLLAAKPEVLEKSGGVRILTPHPGEMSRLTGKTVAAVQRDRLGAASQLAKDLVHDEHEIIVILKGAGTVLSSSKGEWAINKSGNHGMATGGMGDVLAGLIGGLLVQGYTPWDAAAIGVYQHGLAADILAQDRSHGFTASEVAAALPRAFMRIKEAD, from the coding sequence ATGAGAATAGCAACCTCGGGCCAGATGCAGGCCCTGGACAGAACCTCCATTGAAGAGATTGGTATCCCCGGTATTGTCCTCATGGAAAATGCTGGCAGAGGGACCGTGGATGCCATGGAACAGGAGTACGGCACTGTTCAGGGGAAAACCGTTTGTATTTTTATCGGACCGGGAAATAACGGAGGTGACGGCTTAGTTATTGCCCGCCATGTTGCCCAGCGGGGAGGGCATCCTTTTCTCGTTTATCTGATTCCGCCTGAAAAATTCTCCGGCGATGCTGAAACGAATGCGAGAATTTGCAACAAACTCGGATTTATCCATTATATCGTCCACCATGAGGGTGAGGCCCGACAGCTGAAGGAACTGATCCGCCAGCTTCATTTCAGTCATCCTGTTCACAGCCTGGTTGATGCCCTGTTCGGAACAGGCCTGTCCAGGAAGATTGAAGGATATTTTTCCGAAATCATAGAGTTTATCAAAATCATGGCTGGCGACCGGCAATGGCCTGTGGTGGCGGCGGATATTCCCTCCGGCCTTTGTGCCGACACCGGCACCCCTCTCGGAAATGCTGTCCGGGCCGATCTTACGGTGACCTACGGACTTGCCAAGCCGGGGCATTTCCATCATGGAGGTCCGATGGTCGGCAAGCTGACAGTGCTTGATATCTCCATCCCCGACCTGGTGGTGACGCAGGCTGACCTGCACGGTCGAGTCTTTGATCGTTGCGAGATAGCCCCTCTTGTTCAGGAACGCCGAACAGCAGCGCATAAAGGGACCTATGGGCATCTGCTTATACTGGCTGGCTCTGAAGGGAAGACCGGTGCCGCCATTCTTGCGGGCAAGGGAGCTTTGCACAGCGGCTGCGGCTTGGTGACTCTGGCGGTTCCGGCGGAGCTGAATCCGATTTTCGAGACAAGCCTGCCCGAAGCCATGACGGTTCCGCTGCCTCATTCGAGCAGGACTTTTTGTGCAGCGGATTATGATCTGATCTGCGAGCTTCTTGCCGACCGGGGCGCCTTGGTTATCGGGCCGGGTATGGGGACGGATCCTGAGACCGGATTACTGGTCCGCCGTCTGTACAGAGAGCTGAAGCTGCCCATGATTATTGATGCGGACGCTCTCAACCTGCTGGCCGCAAAACCGGAAGTCTTGGAAAAGAGCGGCGGGGTTCGCATTCTCACGCCTCACCCCGGCGAGATGTCCCGCCTGACCGGAAAGACGGTCGCCGCCGTCCAGAGAGATCGTTTGGGTGCTGCCAGCCAGCTGGCAAAGGATTTGGTGCATGATGAGCATGAAATTATTGTGATACTTAAGGGAGCCGGAACAGTTCTCAGCTCCAGCAAAGGGGAGTGGGCCATCAATAAGAGCGGTAATCACGGGATGGCAACCGGTGGCATGGGAGATGTGTTGGCCGGTCTGATCGGCGGGCTGCTTGTCCAAGGATATACACCTTGGGATGCCGCTGCAATCGGAGTGTATCAGCATGGTCTGGCCGCTGATATCCTGGCTCAAGACCGGAGCCACGGCTTTACAGCCTCTGAGGTTGCGGCTGCTCTACCAAGGGCATTTATGCGGATCAAAGAAGCGGATTAA
- a CDS encoding stomatin-like protein: MELLFGVAVLVVFIVVILIKTAIVVPQRHEYVVERLGKYRTTLEAGFHVLIPFLDKIAYRRNLKELPVDIGGQTCITADNVTLQVDGIMYIQVVNSRQSAYGIEDYHFAASQLAQTSLRSAIGKISLDNTFEARENLNQQVVEAIDDAAQNWGIKVLRYEIKDIEPPRSVLDAMEKQMQAEREKRAEIARSEGDKQSVINRAEGERAEAIARSEGEKMKRINEAEGRAQEILKVAEATAAGIRKVGEALASPGGHEAANLEVAKKYLDEFGKLAQKNNTMIVPGNLTDVSGMVAAAMTTLQHTGKKRPVSAPRAE, translated from the coding sequence ATGGAGTTATTGTTCGGTGTAGCTGTCCTTGTCGTTTTTATTGTCGTTATTCTGATTAAAACAGCGATTGTTGTTCCGCAACGCCATGAATATGTTGTTGAACGTTTGGGAAAGTACCGCACCACCCTGGAGGCGGGCTTTCATGTTCTGATCCCCTTTCTCGATAAAATTGCCTATCGCCGGAACCTAAAAGAGCTGCCTGTTGATATCGGCGGTCAGACCTGTATTACAGCGGATAACGTCACTCTGCAAGTGGATGGTATTATGTATATTCAGGTCGTTAACTCGCGCCAATCGGCCTACGGAATTGAGGATTATCATTTCGCCGCTTCCCAGCTGGCCCAGACCTCACTTCGCTCTGCCATTGGTAAGATCAGTTTGGATAACACCTTTGAGGCCCGTGAAAATTTAAACCAGCAGGTGGTTGAAGCGATTGACGATGCTGCTCAGAACTGGGGTATCAAGGTGCTACGCTATGAAATCAAGGATATTGAACCACCTCGCTCTGTTCTCGATGCTATGGAAAAACAGATGCAGGCGGAACGGGAGAAGCGGGCCGAGATCGCTCGATCTGAAGGTGACAAACAATCAGTGATCAACCGAGCCGAAGGTGAACGGGCCGAGGCAATCGCCAGATCCGAGGGTGAAAAAATGAAACGGATCAACGAGGCAGAAGGCCGGGCCCAGGAGATCCTCAAAGTTGCCGAGGCGACAGCAGCCGGTATCCGCAAGGTCGGTGAGGCCTTGGCATCCCCCGGCGGCCATGAGGCTGCCAATCTTGAGGTGGCAAAGAAATATCTTGATGAGTTCGGTAAGCTGGCTCAGAAAAACAACACCATGATTGTGCCCGGTAATTTGACCGATGTTTCCGGTATGGTTGCCGCAGCCATGACTACCTTGCAACATACCGGCAAGAAACGGCCTGTGTCTGCTCCCCGTGCAGAGTAA
- a CDS encoding NfeD family protein: MESVSPILIWFLLGVFFFVTELVLPSFILFFLGIGAWCTASVLALTDVSLTVQMVIFLISSLVTLISLRSWLRSVFIGDSSKEDDSVNVDSTPSTGIVTEAIMPPGHGRVQYGGSFWQAIANEPIPVDTVVQILERKNLIVQVRPLHAEEAA, translated from the coding sequence ATGGAATCTGTTTCTCCTATTCTTATCTGGTTTCTTCTGGGAGTGTTTTTTTTTGTTACGGAGCTTGTTCTTCCGAGCTTTATCCTCTTCTTTCTCGGTATCGGGGCTTGGTGTACAGCTTCGGTGCTGGCCTTGACCGATGTGTCGTTAACTGTTCAGATGGTCATTTTCCTGATCAGCTCTCTTGTCACCCTTATCTCGCTTCGATCATGGCTTCGCTCTGTTTTTATCGGTGATTCCAGTAAAGAAGATGATTCAGTTAATGTGGACTCTACTCCGTCTACCGGTATTGTGACCGAGGCTATTATGCCCCCAGGTCATGGGCGGGTTCAATACGGCGGCTCTTTTTGGCAGGCGATTGCTAATGAACCGATACCTGTAGATACGGTGGTTCAGATCCTCGAAAGAAAAAATCTCATTGTTCAGGTCCGCCCTCTGCACGCTGAAGAAGCAGCATAA
- a CDS encoding nucleoside transporter C-terminal domain-containing protein produces the protein MNINYVTRGLLGMTVLCLLAWLLSENKKQVRVKQACLGLLIQLALATLLLKIPFSKNLFLVLNKGVLLLQEATEAGTSFAFGYIGGGDLPFTESFPGAGFILAFQALPIILVMSALSALLTYWRILPALVRLFSRLFQKTMGIGGALAVGTAANIFLGMVESPLLIRPYLSRMTRSELFATMTCGMATIAGTVLILYVTILDKLLPDAAGHILAASIISVPAAITVARIMIPETENPTEGGMVPDQEVSSSMDAITKGTADGVGLFLNITAMLVVLVSLIHLVNLLLGLFPDFHGTPVTMQRCLGYVMAPVAWLMGIPWQEAVPAGSLLGIKTVLNEFLAYMELAKLPEQTLSPRSTVIMTYALCGFANFGSLGIMIGGMGTMAPERKNEIIALGIRSIIAGTLATCLTGATVGILLGE, from the coding sequence ATGAATATTAACTATGTAACGCGCGGACTCTTAGGAATGACCGTTCTTTGCCTGCTGGCATGGTTGCTCAGCGAGAACAAGAAACAAGTACGCGTCAAACAGGCCTGCCTCGGTTTATTGATCCAGCTTGCCCTTGCTACTCTTTTGCTCAAAATTCCTTTTAGCAAGAATCTCTTCTTGGTTCTGAATAAAGGCGTACTTCTTTTGCAGGAGGCCACAGAAGCTGGGACATCCTTTGCCTTCGGGTACATCGGCGGTGGTGATCTGCCTTTTACAGAATCTTTTCCCGGCGCAGGCTTTATTCTCGCCTTTCAGGCCCTGCCTATCATCCTGGTGATGAGTGCCTTATCTGCCTTGCTGACCTACTGGCGAATCCTCCCTGCCCTTGTCCGCCTTTTTTCGAGGCTTTTTCAAAAAACAATGGGCATTGGCGGAGCCCTTGCTGTGGGGACTGCCGCCAATATCTTTCTCGGGATGGTTGAATCGCCCCTCCTGATCAGGCCTTACCTTTCCCGAATGACCAGGAGCGAACTCTTTGCCACCATGACCTGCGGCATGGCCACCATTGCAGGCACGGTGCTGATTCTCTATGTCACAATACTGGACAAACTTCTCCCGGATGCAGCCGGTCATATCCTGGCTGCCTCCATCATCAGCGTACCAGCAGCCATTACTGTGGCCCGCATTATGATCCCGGAGACCGAGAACCCCACCGAAGGCGGCATGGTACCCGACCAAGAGGTAAGCAGCAGCATGGATGCGATCACTAAGGGAACCGCTGACGGCGTCGGACTTTTTCTTAATATAACAGCCATGCTGGTCGTGCTGGTCTCGCTCATCCATCTTGTTAATCTGCTCCTGGGCCTCTTCCCTGATTTTCACGGCACACCCGTGACCATGCAGCGATGCTTGGGATATGTTATGGCCCCTGTGGCTTGGCTCATGGGGATTCCCTGGCAAGAAGCTGTACCGGCTGGCTCCTTGCTCGGAATAAAGACCGTTCTGAATGAGTTCCTCGCCTATATGGAACTGGCCAAGCTCCCGGAACAGACCTTATCCCCCCGCAGTACTGTGATCATGACCTATGCCCTGTGCGGATTTGCCAACTTCGGCAGTCTCGGCATCATGATCGGGGGCATGGGCACAATGGCTCCAGAGCGCAAAAATGAAATTATTGCGCTGGGTATCCGCTCCATCATTGCCGGCACCCTGGCTACCTGTTTGACCGGTGCAACAGTAGGAATCTTGCTCGGAGAGTGA
- a CDS encoding CAP domain-containing protein translates to MKTVRSGRVFWESMGLLALLGLNGCTGTTGATGTTGATGTAPTGAVGNLFNPQSLVMAHNKWRAKVGVPGQRWSNTLAKSSQSWADTLKKRCMIKHSHARPYGENIYYASPVNKISSSGGRETAPQQINSEKVVDAWGEEKKWYDYRSNSCHGGECGHYTQVVWKDTKEVGCGMAYCNDNAQLWVCQYKEAGNLRGQKPY, encoded by the coding sequence ATGAAAACTGTTCGTAGTGGTCGGGTTTTTTGGGAAAGTATGGGCCTGCTTGCCTTGCTCGGATTAAACGGATGTACCGGAACAACCGGTGCAACTGGAACAACAGGAGCCACAGGTACGGCACCAACCGGCGCAGTCGGAAATCTTTTTAACCCTCAATCCTTGGTGATGGCACATAATAAATGGAGGGCAAAGGTCGGCGTTCCCGGCCAAAGATGGTCCAACACCCTGGCAAAGAGTTCTCAGTCATGGGCTGACACCTTGAAAAAGCGTTGTATGATCAAACATAGCCATGCCCGGCCGTACGGCGAAAACATCTACTATGCCAGCCCAGTCAACAAGATAAGCAGTTCAGGAGGAAGAGAAACTGCACCGCAGCAGATAAATTCAGAAAAGGTGGTGGACGCCTGGGGAGAGGAAAAAAAATGGTACGACTATAGATCAAACTCTTGTCACGGAGGGGAGTGCGGCCATTACACTCAGGTTGTCTGGAAAGACACAAAAGAAGTGGGCTGCGGCATGGCGTATTGCAATGACAATGCCCAGCTCTGGGTTTGCCAGTATAAAGAAGCCGGAAACCTCAGAGGACAGAAGCCCTACTGA
- a CDS encoding histidine phosphatase family protein, giving the protein MKIIHLIRHAKSSWNDDSLTDIARPLNKRGKKTCRFMAQHIADTGCCFEHIFCSPAVRAQSTIERISKSLNADLQWQTAEQLYTFDSEFLFDWCRTLDESITEPLIIGHNSALTDFCNALSNSTVKNIPTCGYTQLSMSKDCSWQKLAEGSAELTVFLRPKKMIK; this is encoded by the coding sequence ATGAAAATAATCCACCTGATACGACACGCGAAATCGAGTTGGAACGATGACTCGCTGACCGATATTGCCAGGCCACTTAACAAGCGTGGCAAGAAAACCTGCCGTTTTATGGCACAGCATATTGCCGATACCGGTTGCTGTTTTGAGCACATTTTTTGCAGTCCGGCAGTCCGGGCACAATCCACCATCGAACGAATAAGTAAATCTTTGAACGCGGACCTGCAATGGCAGACAGCGGAGCAACTCTATACCTTTGATAGCGAGTTCCTCTTTGACTGGTGCAGAACACTGGATGAATCCATAACCGAGCCGTTGATTATTGGGCATAACTCGGCCTTGACCGATTTCTGCAATGCGCTCAGCAACAGCACGGTTAAAAACATACCAACCTGCGGATATACTCAGCTGAGCATGAGCAAAGACTGCTCCTGGCAGAAACTCGCTGAGGGCTCTGCAGAATTAACAGTCTTTCTCCGACCTAAAAAAATGATAAAATGA
- the queD gene encoding 6-carboxytetrahydropterin synthase QueD, with the protein MYDIFIKTHFSGGHHLRDYPGNCEKPHGHNWKVKVSVRVHELDALGMGIDFKVLKEKVNKVVDELDHCDLNEHPAFQDRNPSSEHIAAFLFEQMAQVLNTDRSALYSVEVRETDSSGVIYYGA; encoded by the coding sequence ATGTATGATATTTTTATAAAAACCCATTTCTCCGGCGGTCATCATTTACGGGATTACCCCGGTAATTGTGAAAAGCCGCATGGCCATAACTGGAAAGTGAAGGTCTCTGTGCGGGTTCATGAACTGGATGCACTGGGGATGGGGATTGATTTCAAAGTGTTAAAAGAAAAGGTCAACAAGGTTGTTGACGAATTGGATCATTGTGATCTGAATGAGCATCCGGCTTTTCAGGATCGCAATCCTTCTTCCGAGCATATTGCAGCGTTCCTTTTTGAGCAGATGGCACAGGTCTTGAACACAGACCGCTCTGCCCTCTACTCAGTAGAGGTTCGGGAGACCGATAGCAGCGGCGTGATATATTACGGTGCCTGA